From the Desulfovibrio sp. JY genome, one window contains:
- a CDS encoding ribonuclease J: MNSNPAVTLYPLGGLGEIGLNCMALVSGESMIVVDCGLMFPDDSLFGIDVVIPRFDFILANKDKLKGIILTHGHEDHIGALPWLMRSCDATLYGSSFTLALAAKKLEEHSLKEFTHFEAVEGGQTITLGDFKVTFFPVCHSIVRGFALGIETPAGRIVHTGDFKIDRTPLDGHATDLPAIKAFSEKGVMLLLSDSTNAEREGFALAEREIKSALADIFKDVSGRIVVTLFSSHIQRMQEIYDLAHATGRKVAVSGKSLFSNIEIARELGHLRVPPETEASLDDLPNLPDNQVVLLVTGSQGEPLSALSRLAYGEHRQIKVQKGDTVLLSSRFIPGNVRAITRLINRLYKLGAEVLYESVQAIHASGHAHAEELRLMLRAVSPKFFIPVHGEYRHLVKHARIGVSCGVAPERALVIEDGQPVTFSGGLIRLEDPIPVEHIYVDGKGVGDVGVTVLKERQLLAGEGLVIVVMVVDEKSGELTFGPNILSKGFVFEQHYSHVLEDAKCIVLDIYENVPPGQSDLLKERIRSALRRFFRKVLERDPVVVPLVITL, encoded by the coding sequence ATGAATTCCAACCCCGCCGTGACGCTCTACCCGCTGGGCGGCCTCGGCGAAATCGGGCTTAACTGCATGGCCCTGGTGTCTGGCGAATCCATGATCGTCGTGGATTGCGGCCTGATGTTCCCCGACGATTCCCTGTTCGGCATCGACGTGGTCATCCCGCGCTTCGACTTCATTTTGGCCAACAAGGACAAACTCAAAGGCATCATCCTCACCCACGGCCACGAGGACCATATCGGGGCGCTGCCCTGGCTTATGCGCTCCTGCGACGCCACGCTCTACGGCTCGTCTTTTACCCTGGCCCTGGCCGCCAAGAAACTCGAGGAGCACAGCCTCAAGGAGTTCACGCACTTCGAGGCGGTGGAGGGCGGCCAGACCATCACGCTCGGCGATTTCAAGGTCACCTTTTTTCCGGTGTGCCATTCCATCGTGCGCGGCTTTGCCCTCGGCATCGAGACCCCGGCCGGGCGCATCGTCCACACCGGCGACTTCAAGATCGACCGCACGCCGCTCGACGGCCACGCCACCGACCTGCCGGCCATCAAGGCCTTTTCCGAAAAAGGCGTCATGCTGCTGTTGTCCGATTCCACCAATGCCGAGCGCGAGGGCTTCGCCCTGGCCGAGCGCGAGATCAAATCCGCTCTGGCCGACATTTTCAAGGATGTCTCCGGGCGCATCGTGGTGACGCTTTTTTCCAGCCATATCCAGCGGATGCAGGAGATATACGACCTGGCCCACGCCACGGGCCGCAAGGTCGCGGTCTCGGGCAAGAGTCTTTTTTCCAACATCGAGATCGCCCGGGAGCTCGGCCACCTGCGCGTGCCGCCCGAGACCGAGGCCAGCCTCGACGACCTGCCGAACCTGCCGGACAACCAGGTGGTGCTGCTCGTCACCGGCTCCCAGGGCGAGCCGCTTTCGGCCCTGTCGCGCCTGGCCTACGGCGAGCATCGCCAGATCAAGGTGCAAAAGGGCGACACCGTCCTTTTGTCCTCGCGGTTCATCCCGGGCAACGTGCGGGCCATAACGCGGCTTATAAACCGCCTCTACAAGCTCGGGGCCGAGGTCCTCTACGAGTCCGTCCAGGCCATCCACGCCTCGGGCCATGCCCACGCCGAGGAACTGCGGCTGATGTTGCGGGCCGTTTCGCCGAAGTTTTTCATCCCCGTGCACGGCGAATACCGCCATCTGGTCAAGCACGCCCGCATCGGCGTCTCCTGCGGCGTGGCCCCGGAACGGGCGCTGGTCATCGAGGACGGCCAGCCCGTGACCTTTTCCGGCGGGCTGATCCGGCTCGAGGACCCGATTCCGGTGGAGCACATCTATGTCGACGGCAAGGGGGTCGGCGACGTGGGTGTCACCGTGCTCAAGGAGCGCCAGCTGCTGGCCGGCGAGGGGCTGGTCATCGTGGTCATGGTGGTGGACGAGAAGTCCGGCGAGCTGACCTTCGGTCCCAATATCCTGTCCAAGGGGTTCGTCTTCGAGCAGCACTACAGCCACGTGCTGGAAGACGCCAAGTGCATTGTCCTCGACATCTACGAAAACGTGCCGCCGGGCCAGTCCGATCTGCTCAAGGAGCGCATCCGCTCGGCCTTGCGCCGGTTTTTCCGCAAGGTGCTGGAGCGCGATCCGGTGGTGGTGCCGCTGGTCATCACCTTGTAA
- a CDS encoding 1-acyl-sn-glycerol-3-phosphate acyltransferase, with protein MIRSLFFTACLAPLTLVFSSLCWLFARVGTDGRLSHRLECLWARCLVRCSGVRVTVDLSALDPGETYIFMANHQSHMDIPILFATLSGYNFRFLAKESLFAIPVFGPAMRRVGHVAIDRANRRKAMESIACATGLVSRGVGLLVFPEGTRSMDYSRLGEFKTGGMIVALKCRAKVAPLIVSGSGNILPKHARLVRGGEVTVRALPPFDPHALYTLKEREAFKNDLWARMNGAYQEMRQ; from the coding sequence ATGATCCGATCGCTTTTTTTTACGGCCTGCCTCGCGCCGCTGACCCTCGTTTTCAGCTCCCTGTGCTGGCTGTTCGCCCGCGTGGGGACTGACGGCCGCCTGTCCCACCGGCTGGAATGCCTGTGGGCCAGATGCCTGGTCCGGTGCTCCGGCGTGCGCGTCACTGTCGACCTGTCGGCCCTCGACCCGGGCGAGACCTATATTTTCATGGCCAATCACCAGAGCCATATGGACATCCCGATCCTTTTCGCCACGCTTTCCGGGTATAATTTCCGGTTTTTGGCCAAGGAAAGCCTGTTCGCCATCCCGGTCTTCGGCCCGGCCATGCGCCGGGTGGGCCATGTGGCCATCGACCGGGCCAACCGGCGCAAGGCCATGGAATCCATCGCCTGCGCGACCGGGCTCGTCTCGCGCGGGGTGGGGCTGCTCGTCTTCCCCGAGGGCACGCGCTCCATGGACTACTCGCGCCTTGGCGAATTCAAGACCGGGGGCATGATCGTGGCGCTCAAGTGCCGGGCCAAGGTGGCCCCGCTTATCGTATCCGGCTCCGGGAACATCCTGCCCAAGCACGCCCGGCTGGTGCGCGGGGGGGAAGTGACCGTGCGCGCCCTGCCCCCCTTCGATCCCCATGCCCTTTATACGCTCAAGGAGCGTGAAGCTTTTAAAAACGACCTTTGGGCCCGCATGAACGGGGCCTACCAGGAGATGCGACAATGA